A stretch of the Terriglobales bacterium genome encodes the following:
- a CDS encoding hydroxymethylglutaryl-CoA lyase: protein MNAVKLIECPRDAWQGLKGQIPTEIKVAYLRALIEAGFKHIDAVSFVSPAAVPQMADSEEVLRQLQAPEDVEIIGIVVNEKGAERAITTGAVRILGFPYSISPTFLERNQKQTPEDALEELEKVDLKAHQAGLHMVVYISMAFGNPYGDDWSADEVVEAVGLLESMDIRAISLADTIGKADAKTISDVVSTVTERYGYLEIGAHLHSRPEQAGEKILAAYDAGARRFDCALGGLGGCPFAQDLLVGNIPTERALEALRKRGAETPKLASLEGILRMSAEIGAAHQAQVKQ from the coding sequence GTGAATGCCGTGAAACTCATCGAGTGCCCGCGCGATGCCTGGCAGGGGCTGAAAGGGCAGATACCGACCGAGATCAAAGTTGCGTACCTGCGAGCGTTGATCGAGGCGGGGTTCAAGCACATCGATGCGGTGTCGTTCGTTTCGCCGGCCGCGGTTCCGCAGATGGCGGATTCGGAAGAAGTGTTGCGACAACTGCAGGCGCCGGAGGACGTCGAGATCATCGGCATCGTGGTGAATGAGAAGGGCGCGGAGCGGGCGATCACAACCGGGGCAGTGCGCATACTGGGCTTTCCGTATTCGATCTCGCCGACTTTCCTGGAGCGCAATCAGAAACAGACGCCGGAGGACGCACTGGAAGAGCTGGAAAAGGTCGACCTCAAAGCGCACCAGGCCGGACTCCATATGGTGGTGTACATTTCCATGGCCTTCGGTAATCCGTACGGCGATGACTGGAGCGCCGACGAAGTAGTGGAAGCGGTTGGGCTGCTGGAGAGCATGGACATCCGCGCCATCTCGCTGGCGGATACGATAGGCAAGGCGGATGCGAAAACAATCTCCGACGTAGTGAGTACCGTGACGGAACGGTACGGGTATCTCGAGATCGGGGCGCATTTGCATTCGCGTCCGGAACAGGCGGGGGAAAAGATCCTGGCGGCGTACGATGCCGGAGCGCGCCGGTTCGACTGCGCGCTCGGCGGATTGGGCGGATGCCCGTTCGCGCAGGACCTCCTCGTCGGCAACATCCCCACGGAACGGGCGCTGGAAGCGTTGAGAAAGCGCGGAGCGGAGACACCCAAGCTGGCGTCCCTGGAAGGCATATTGCGGATGTCGGCGGAAATCGGTGCAGCGCACCAGGCACAAGTGAAACAATAG
- a CDS encoding enoyl-CoA hydratase-related protein: MELKTVLLAESDGVSTITLNRPEKRNAINFQLIDELMAALEAVRHAASQVLVLTGAGSAFCSGMDLESLKTLSAAGRSFEENLKDSESMALLFRSIYDFPKPTIAAVNGAAIAGGTGIATSCDFTLASKDAKFGYTEVRIGFIPAIVSSLLKRQVGEKHARDLLLTGRVFGAEEAYRMGLVNEVVEPEKLMPRTRELAAALMENSPTSIRLTKALLSEYARAQLDREMQLGQEENARIRATADFREGVTAFLEKRKAKWTGK; encoded by the coding sequence ATGGAACTGAAAACCGTTTTGCTGGCGGAATCCGACGGCGTTTCCACCATCACGCTGAACCGGCCGGAGAAGCGCAACGCCATCAATTTCCAATTGATCGATGAACTGATGGCGGCGCTGGAGGCGGTGCGGCACGCGGCGTCGCAGGTGCTGGTGCTCACCGGCGCCGGCTCGGCGTTCTGCTCGGGCATGGACCTGGAAAGCCTGAAAACACTTAGTGCTGCGGGACGTTCCTTCGAGGAAAACTTGAAGGATTCGGAAAGCATGGCGCTGCTGTTCCGCTCCATCTACGATTTTCCCAAGCCCACCATCGCGGCGGTGAACGGAGCGGCGATCGCCGGCGGCACCGGCATCGCCACGTCGTGCGACTTCACGCTGGCCTCGAAGGATGCCAAGTTCGGATACACCGAGGTGCGCATCGGGTTCATTCCCGCCATCGTCTCTTCCCTGCTCAAGCGCCAGGTGGGCGAAAAGCATGCGCGCGATCTTCTGCTGACCGGTCGCGTCTTTGGCGCCGAGGAAGCCTATCGCATGGGCCTGGTGAACGAAGTGGTGGAACCGGAGAAGCTGATGCCACGCACGCGGGAGCTGGCGGCCGCCCTGATGGAGAACAGCCCGACTTCCATCCGGCTGACCAAGGCGTTGCTGTCCGAGTATGCCCGGGCGCAACTGGATCGCGAGATGCAACTCGGCCAGGAAGAGAACGCGCGCATCCGCGCGACCGCGGATTTCCGGGAAGGCGTGACGGCGTTCCTGGAGAAGCGGAAAGCGAAGTGGACGGGGAAATAA